In the Streptomyces formicae genome, one interval contains:
- a CDS encoding ABC transporter ATP-binding protein — MTMPVIELRDVSRRYDAGPPALHEASLTVRAGEAVAILGPSGSGKSTLLHLIAGLDRPDTGTVTVAGVRVDQLGEAGAALYRRSRIGMIFQFFNLLDDLTVTDNVVLPARLAGMARAEAARRAAELLEGLRIDRHARAYPGRLSGGERQRVAVARALMNRPPLLLADEPTGALDTAAGQDVSALLTELNAEGQTIVVVTHDLALARSCTNRTVTIADGRITEDVRTQDLAPESAR; from the coding sequence ATGACCATGCCGGTGATCGAACTGCGCGACGTGAGCCGCAGGTACGACGCAGGGCCACCCGCGCTGCACGAGGCGTCGCTGACCGTCCGGGCGGGCGAGGCCGTCGCGATCCTCGGCCCTTCGGGTAGCGGCAAGTCCACGCTGCTCCATCTCATCGCGGGCCTGGACCGGCCCGATACGGGGACGGTGACCGTGGCCGGAGTGCGGGTGGACCAACTGGGCGAGGCCGGGGCGGCGCTCTACCGGCGGTCGAGGATCGGCATGATCTTCCAGTTCTTCAACCTGCTCGACGATCTGACGGTCACCGACAACGTCGTCCTGCCCGCCAGGCTCGCGGGCATGGCACGCGCCGAGGCCGCCCGGCGGGCGGCGGAGCTCTTGGAGGGCCTGCGCATCGACCGGCACGCCCGCGCCTACCCGGGGCGTCTCTCCGGCGGCGAGCGCCAACGGGTCGCGGTGGCAAGGGCGTTGATGAACCGACCGCCGCTGCTCCTCGCCGACGAGCCGACCGGCGCGCTGGACACGGCCGCGGGACAGGACGTCAGCGCGCTGCTCACCGAACTCAACGCCGAGGGCCAGACCATCGTCGTGGTCACCCACGACCTGGCGCTGGCCCGCTCCTGCACGAACCGCACGGTCACGATCGCCGACGGCCGGATCACCGAGGACGTCAGGACGCAGGACCTCGCCCCGGAGTCCGCCCGATGA
- a CDS encoding MFS transporter, producing the protein MSADPGARRWWAVGALVLASLVVGFDVTILSLALPVMADDLSANNVELQWFVTSYTLVFAAGMIPAGMLGDRYGRKKVLLGALVLFGAASLACAYATSPGTFIGARAVLGLGAALIMPTTLSLLPVMFSDEERPKAIGAVAGAAMLAYPLGPILGGYLLNHFWWGSVFLINVPVVILAFLAVSAWLPESRSKEAKRFDVGGLVFSSTGLAAMTYGVIQGGEKGWTDVTTLAPLLGGLLVLVVFVLWERRVADPLVDLSLFRSARFTTGTLLGTVINFTMFGVLFTMPQYYQAILGTDALGSGFRLLPMVGGLLVGVSVAPRLAKAIGPRAAVGLGLALLAAGLFYGATTDTGSGTGLAAAWTAVYGIGLGFALPTVMDAALGTLSEDSAGVGSGVNQSIRTLGGSFGAAILGSILNSGYRGGLELDGLPERAQDAVEESVFGGLAVARATHSSSLADSVSAAFVHGLDVVLVVSGGLGLLGVLIAVVWLPRRVGRSAAQNAESEHEAADAA; encoded by the coding sequence ATGTCGGCAGATCCGGGCGCGCGCAGGTGGTGGGCCGTCGGTGCTCTCGTACTCGCGTCCCTCGTCGTGGGATTCGACGTGACGATCCTGAGCTTGGCGCTGCCGGTCATGGCCGATGACCTGAGCGCGAACAACGTCGAGCTCCAGTGGTTCGTCACGTCGTACACGCTGGTCTTCGCCGCCGGCATGATCCCGGCCGGAATGCTGGGGGACCGGTACGGGCGCAAGAAGGTGCTGCTCGGCGCGCTGGTGCTCTTCGGGGCGGCCTCGCTCGCCTGCGCCTACGCCACGTCTCCCGGCACGTTCATCGGCGCCCGCGCCGTCCTCGGCCTGGGCGCCGCGCTGATCATGCCGACCACGCTCTCGCTGTTGCCGGTGATGTTCTCCGACGAGGAGCGCCCCAAGGCGATCGGCGCGGTCGCGGGCGCGGCGATGCTCGCCTACCCGCTCGGGCCGATCCTGGGCGGGTACCTTCTCAACCACTTCTGGTGGGGATCGGTGTTCCTGATCAACGTGCCGGTGGTGATCCTCGCCTTCCTGGCCGTGTCCGCCTGGCTGCCGGAGTCGAGGTCCAAGGAGGCCAAACGGTTCGACGTGGGCGGTCTGGTGTTCTCCAGCACGGGTCTGGCCGCGATGACCTACGGCGTGATCCAGGGCGGCGAGAAGGGCTGGACGGACGTCACCACGCTGGCACCCCTCCTTGGCGGTCTGCTCGTGCTCGTGGTGTTCGTCCTCTGGGAGCGGCGGGTCGCCGATCCGCTGGTCGACCTGTCCCTCTTCCGCTCCGCCCGGTTCACCACCGGCACGCTGCTCGGCACGGTCATCAACTTCACCATGTTCGGCGTGCTCTTCACGATGCCGCAGTACTACCAGGCGATCCTGGGAACCGACGCCCTCGGCAGCGGATTCCGCCTCCTTCCGATGGTCGGCGGGCTGCTCGTGGGGGTGTCCGTCGCCCCGAGGCTCGCCAAGGCGATCGGCCCGCGCGCCGCGGTCGGACTCGGGCTCGCGCTGCTGGCCGCGGGGCTCTTCTACGGCGCCACCACGGACACCGGGAGCGGCACGGGCCTCGCCGCCGCGTGGACGGCCGTGTACGGAATCGGCCTCGGCTTCGCGCTGCCGACCGTCATGGACGCGGCACTCGGGACCCTCTCCGAGGACAGCGCGGGAGTCGGCTCGGGCGTCAACCAGTCCATCCGTACGCTCGGCGGCAGCTTCGGCGCGGCCATCCTCGGGTCGATCCTCAACTCCGGCTACCGGGGCGGTCTTGAACTCGACGGACTGCCCGAGCGCGCCCAGGATGCGGTCGAGGAGTCCGTCTTCGGCGGCCTCGCCGTGGCCAGGGCGACCCACTCCTCCTCCCTCGCCGATTCGGTGAGCGCCGCGTTCGTGCACGGACTGGACGTCGTCCTGGTCGTGTCCGGCGGTCTGGGGCTGCTCGGCGTGCTCATCGCCGTGGTGTGGCTGCCGCGCCGTGTTGGTCGGAGCGCCGCCCAGAACGCAGAATCTGAGCATGAAGCCGCAGACGCAGCCTGA
- a CDS encoding endonuclease/exonuclease/phosphatase family protein, whose product MTLNVWNNRGDAAAREALINAELRRLAPDVLALQEVLPGQLPRLIEGTGLHGTHQSQTAAVTPPHADRFGGTAIATRAPHRVVEVLDQRGTDAPDVPWLTLAALVPLPEQLGDVLFIAPTTSFRLDMEAQRERQVLALSDLDARHRTALPTIMAGDFNADPEASSIRYLTGRQSLSGRSTHFHDAWRIAGSGPGHTWSADNPRAAEDIGRLVRQPGHRSRFDYVFVGSTHAHPHAYARVRGAELVLDEPVEGVWASDHYGVVADLEVGLLAIP is encoded by the coding sequence ATGACCTTGAACGTATGGAACAACCGGGGCGACGCCGCCGCGCGGGAGGCGCTGATCAACGCCGAACTGCGGCGGCTCGCACCGGATGTCCTCGCCCTGCAGGAGGTGCTGCCCGGCCAACTGCCCCGCCTCATCGAAGGAACCGGGCTGCACGGCACCCACCAGTCGCAGACGGCCGCGGTGACGCCGCCCCATGCCGACCGGTTCGGCGGCACGGCGATCGCGACGCGCGCGCCGCACCGCGTCGTCGAAGTCCTCGACCAGCGGGGCACGGACGCCCCTGACGTCCCCTGGCTCACGCTCGCTGCGCTGGTGCCGCTGCCCGAACAGCTCGGAGACGTGCTGTTCATCGCGCCCACGACGTCCTTCCGGCTCGACATGGAGGCCCAACGGGAGCGTCAGGTACTGGCCTTGAGCGATCTGGACGCCCGGCACAGGACCGCCCTGCCCACGATCATGGCCGGTGACTTCAACGCGGATCCCGAGGCATCGAGCATCCGGTACCTGACGGGGCGGCAGTCTCTGTCGGGGCGCAGCACGCACTTCCACGACGCCTGGCGGATCGCGGGCTCCGGTCCCGGACACACGTGGTCCGCCGACAACCCCCGGGCGGCCGAGGACATCGGCCGTCTGGTCCGCCAGCCCGGTCATCGCAGCCGCTTCGACTACGTCTTCGTCGGCTCGACGCACGCGCACCCGCACGCGTACGCACGGGTGCGCGGCGCCGAACTCGTCCTCGACGAGCCGGTCGAGGGCGTGTGGGCGAGCGATCACTACGGCGTGGTCGCCGATCTGGAGGTGGGGCTGCTCGCCATCCCGTGA
- the sigJ gene encoding RNA polymerase sigma factor SigJ, which produces MNTPSEPDGSGPLDPGLSAVISERRQLINVAYRLLGSVADAEDVVQETYARWYAMSPREQDAIKSPGGWLTKVAGRICLDQLGSARARRETYVGEWIPEPVPDPTEWIGGRPAGRTADPADRVTLDESISMAFLVVLESMTPAERVAFVLHDVFRYSFAEVADIVGRTPAACRQLASSARRRIRASHARATPAARRADLVRDFKQAWEAKDIDALIGLLDPEATALADGGGLVNAVPHPLGGGERIARYLIAATALTSGQTILERTVNGQPGLVFQQDGVTVSVIAFDFADDRITSLWGVRNPEKLRKWTTA; this is translated from the coding sequence ATGAACACCCCATCCGAGCCGGACGGGAGCGGCCCGCTCGACCCGGGCCTGAGCGCGGTCATCAGCGAGCGGCGTCAACTGATCAACGTCGCCTACCGGCTGCTCGGCTCGGTGGCCGACGCCGAGGACGTCGTACAGGAGACGTACGCGCGGTGGTACGCCATGTCACCCCGCGAGCAGGACGCCATCAAGTCCCCCGGCGGCTGGCTCACCAAGGTCGCGGGCCGCATCTGCCTCGACCAGCTCGGCTCGGCGCGGGCGCGACGCGAGACGTACGTGGGCGAGTGGATCCCGGAGCCGGTGCCCGACCCCACCGAGTGGATCGGCGGGCGTCCCGCCGGGCGGACGGCGGACCCCGCCGACCGCGTCACGCTCGACGAGTCGATCAGCATGGCGTTCCTCGTCGTCCTGGAGTCGATGACGCCGGCCGAGCGCGTCGCGTTCGTGCTCCACGACGTCTTCCGCTACTCCTTCGCCGAAGTCGCCGACATCGTCGGCCGGACCCCGGCGGCCTGCCGCCAGCTGGCCTCGTCGGCCCGCCGCCGCATCCGCGCGTCGCACGCCCGCGCGACGCCCGCGGCCCGACGCGCCGACCTCGTCAGGGACTTCAAGCAGGCGTGGGAGGCCAAGGACATCGACGCCCTCATCGGCCTGCTCGATCCGGAAGCGACGGCCCTCGCCGATGGCGGCGGCCTGGTCAACGCCGTGCCGCACCCGCTCGGCGGCGGCGAGCGGATCGCGCGCTACCTGATCGCCGCCACCGCCCTGACGAGCGGTCAGACGATCCTGGAGCGAACGGTCAACGGCCAGCCGGGGCTCGTCTTCCAGCAGGACGGCGTCACCGTGTCGGTCATCGCGTTCGACTTCGCGGACGACCGGATCACGAGCCTGTGGGGCGTACGGAACCCCGAGAAGCTCAGGAAGTGGACGACGGCCTGA
- a CDS encoding TetR/AcrR family transcriptional regulator produces the protein MKPQTQPDRPGSVPGLRERKKARTKAAIQREAVRLFRERGYAATTVEQVAEAAEVAPSTVFRYFATKQDLVFSREYDLPFAAMFQAQSPELTTIEAERQTIRSMLEDISAQELALQRERWVLIVSEPELWGASLGDVTQSMRVLSEQVAKRAGRDPRDAMVRAYTGAVFGVLLQVSLEWAEDPDLDFAAALDEALACLEGLRPSPPVPPR, from the coding sequence ATGAAGCCGCAGACGCAGCCTGACCGGCCCGGATCGGTGCCGGGCCTGAGAGAACGCAAGAAGGCACGGACCAAGGCCGCCATCCAACGGGAGGCGGTGCGGCTGTTCAGGGAGCGGGGCTACGCGGCCACGACGGTCGAACAGGTCGCCGAGGCCGCGGAGGTCGCCCCCAGCACCGTCTTCCGCTACTTCGCGACCAAGCAGGACCTGGTCTTCTCCCGCGAGTACGACCTGCCCTTCGCGGCGATGTTCCAGGCGCAGTCGCCCGAGCTGACGACGATCGAGGCCGAACGGCAGACGATCCGGTCGATGCTGGAGGACATCTCCGCGCAGGAGTTGGCCCTGCAACGCGAACGCTGGGTCCTCATCGTCTCCGAGCCGGAACTGTGGGGCGCCAGCCTCGGCGATGTCACCCAGAGCATGCGGGTCCTCTCCGAGCAGGTGGCCAAGCGGGCGGGGCGCGACCCGCGCGATGCCATGGTGCGCGCCTACACCGGGGCCGTGTTCGGCGTGCTGCTGCAGGTCTCGCTGGAGTGGGCCGAGGATCCGGACTTGGACTTCGCGGCCGCGCTCGACGAGGCGCTGGCCTGCCTGGAAGGGCTGCGGCCGAGCCCACCCGTACCCCCTCGATAG
- a CDS encoding sensor histidine kinase, giving the protein MVRDAWHPSGPPPRPTRRAWLFDVLLALAMAITTVYYGIDNAGNVVVREIAPGVEIVVPRPSGPGGMAFMVTLAVIASGALALRRRYPLAVLCVVTAATLATPHSVMRLTFYAFVIAVYSAAVYSAYRVATLAALPVSVVLVGTSGNSVTPIVPNEYIALLILVPMAVAAVGLRTWKLRTDEGRTRLFALEREQAEALRRAVEHERARIARELHDVVTHNVSVMIIQAGAARKVMESSPGQAGEALLAVEAGGRAAMTELRHVMGLLTMADEDPEADDSADPVGTTAVDLAPQPGLDQLASLVGRVRDAGLPVGLTVKGLPRPLPPGLELAAYRVVQEALTNTVKHAVGASAAVTVDYGPELLRVEVTDTGGRPGAGAGSGRGLIGLRERLAVHDGTLDSGRRLTGGYRVEARIPLETP; this is encoded by the coding sequence ATGGTCCGCGACGCCTGGCACCCGAGCGGTCCACCGCCACGACCCACCCGGCGCGCCTGGCTGTTCGACGTTCTCCTCGCCCTGGCCATGGCCATCACGACCGTCTACTACGGCATCGACAACGCGGGGAACGTCGTGGTGCGGGAGATCGCACCCGGCGTGGAGATCGTGGTGCCGCGACCGTCAGGGCCCGGCGGCATGGCCTTCATGGTGACCCTCGCGGTCATCGCCTCCGGCGCGCTGGCGCTGCGCCGCCGCTACCCGCTCGCGGTGCTCTGCGTCGTGACGGCCGCGACGCTGGCGACACCGCACAGCGTCATGCGGCTGACCTTCTACGCGTTCGTCATCGCCGTGTACAGCGCCGCCGTGTACAGCGCGTACCGGGTGGCGACGCTCGCGGCGCTGCCGGTGTCGGTCGTCCTGGTCGGCACCTCAGGGAACTCGGTGACACCGATCGTCCCCAACGAGTACATCGCCCTGCTCATCCTGGTCCCGATGGCCGTGGCCGCCGTCGGCCTGCGCACCTGGAAACTCCGGACCGACGAGGGCCGCACCCGGCTCTTCGCCCTGGAGCGCGAGCAGGCGGAGGCGCTGCGCAGGGCCGTCGAGCACGAACGGGCCAGGATCGCCCGCGAGTTGCACGACGTCGTCACGCACAACGTCAGCGTGATGATCATCCAGGCGGGCGCCGCACGCAAGGTCATGGAGTCATCGCCCGGGCAGGCGGGCGAGGCGCTGCTCGCCGTCGAGGCGGGCGGACGGGCGGCCATGACCGAGCTGCGCCACGTCATGGGGCTGCTCACCATGGCCGACGAGGACCCGGAGGCGGACGACAGTGCGGACCCGGTCGGTACGACGGCGGTGGATCTGGCCCCGCAACCCGGCCTGGACCAGCTCGCATCGCTGGTCGGACGGGTCCGGGACGCCGGGCTGCCCGTCGGTCTGACCGTGAAGGGGCTGCCCCGGCCGCTCCCGCCCGGCCTCGAACTCGCCGCCTACCGCGTGGTCCAGGAGGCCCTGACCAACACCGTGAAGCACGCGGTCGGGGCCAGCGCCGCCGTGACCGTCGACTACGGCCCCGAACTGCTCCGGGTGGAGGTCACCGACACCGGCGGGCGCCCCGGCGCGGGCGCCGGAAGCGGCCGGGGTCTGATCGGCCTGCGCGAGCGCCTCGCCGTCCACGACGGGACCCTCGACTCCGGCCGCCGGCTGACCGGCGGCTACCGTGTGGAGGCCCGTATCCCCTTGGAGACACCGTGA
- a CDS encoding class I SAM-dependent methyltransferase — translation MDQDELPLHASSFGAAAAAYAEHRPDYARTAVRWALEPSPGPRVLDLGAGTGKLTATLVDLGADVIAVEPDPAMLGELSRSLPGVRALPGSAEAIPLPDASVDAVLAGNALHWFDMALAGPEIARVLVPGGVLAGLWNLMDDQVEWVAGLARVSGKAAVGPRDTPASWRAETADLHRPKTGAATRFGAPEQADFPHGQRRTADSLVETIATRAGMLVMPEEEQQAALARIRAFLASAPATARGEFTLPMRTGVLRVRRL, via the coding sequence ATGGATCAGGATGAACTGCCGCTCCACGCCTCGTCGTTCGGGGCGGCGGCGGCCGCGTATGCGGAACACCGTCCCGACTACGCGCGGACCGCGGTGCGCTGGGCGCTCGAACCTTCGCCAGGACCGCGCGTGCTCGATCTCGGCGCGGGAACGGGCAAGTTGACCGCCACGCTGGTCGATCTGGGGGCCGACGTCATCGCGGTCGAGCCCGATCCGGCCATGCTGGGCGAGCTGAGCCGCTCGCTGCCGGGCGTCCGTGCCCTGCCGGGCAGCGCCGAGGCGATTCCGCTGCCGGACGCGTCCGTGGACGCCGTGCTCGCGGGCAACGCCCTGCACTGGTTCGACATGGCCCTCGCCGGGCCCGAGATCGCCAGGGTCCTCGTCCCCGGAGGCGTACTCGCCGGTCTGTGGAACCTCATGGACGACCAGGTCGAGTGGGTCGCCGGGCTCGCCCGCGTCAGCGGAAAGGCGGCCGTGGGCCCGCGCGACACCCCGGCGAGCTGGCGCGCCGAGACGGCCGACCTGCATCGCCCGAAGACCGGCGCGGCCACCCGGTTCGGCGCACCGGAGCAGGCGGACTTCCCGCACGGGCAGCGCCGCACCGCCGACTCCCTCGTCGAGACCATCGCCACGCGCGCGGGGATGCTGGTCATGCCGGAAGAGGAACAACAGGCCGCGCTGGCCCGGATCCGCGCGTTCCTCGCGAGCGCACCGGCGACCGCTCGCGGTGAGTTCACCCTGCCGATGCGGACCGGGGTGCTGCGCGTCCGACGGCTGTGA
- a CDS encoding carboxymuconolactone decarboxylase family protein, with the protein MQARIDILTNPVSAKVVKHLAAAAAGLAQTTLPPATPELVALRASQINGCAFCVDMHTKDATHAGESAIRLNLVATWREATVFTDAERAALELAEQGTRIADASQGVSDEAWAEAAKYYDEDQLAALVSVITLINAFNRLNVLVQQPAGDYKPGQFG; encoded by the coding sequence ATGCAGGCCCGAATCGACATCCTCACCAATCCGGTCTCGGCGAAGGTCGTGAAGCACCTCGCGGCCGCGGCAGCGGGGCTCGCGCAGACGACCCTGCCGCCCGCGACGCCGGAACTCGTGGCGCTCCGCGCCAGCCAGATCAACGGCTGTGCCTTCTGCGTCGACATGCACACCAAGGACGCGACGCACGCGGGTGAGAGCGCGATCCGCCTGAACCTCGTGGCGACCTGGCGGGAGGCCACCGTCTTCACCGACGCCGAACGTGCCGCCCTCGAGCTGGCGGAGCAGGGCACCCGCATCGCCGACGCGTCCCAGGGCGTCAGCGACGAGGCATGGGCCGAGGCCGCCAAGTACTACGACGAGGACCAGCTCGCCGCGTTGGTGTCGGTGATCACGCTCATCAACGCCTTCAACCGTCTGAACGTGCTGGTCCAGCAGCCCGCCGGCGACTACAAGCCCGGTCAGTTCGGCTGA
- a CDS encoding response regulator, translating into MTEPLRVLLADDQTLVRTGFRMILGADGIDVVAEATNGAEAVEAARRTHPDVVLMDVRMPEMDGLEATRRILTVSEAPPSAPAEETPFPEAPRVIILTTFDLDRYVYAALSAGASGFLLKDVTPEQLTAAVRTVRTGDALLAPAITRRLVRRFAGGEHRHGARHGDDATALHRDLAPLTPRELEVLGLLARGLSNAELAARLHLAEATVKTHVARILAKLGLRDRVQAVIVAYETGLISAGEHGDARQRAEHP; encoded by the coding sequence GTGACCGAGCCACTGCGTGTGCTCCTCGCCGACGACCAGACTCTGGTTCGCACCGGATTCCGGATGATCCTCGGCGCCGACGGCATCGACGTCGTCGCCGAGGCGACCAACGGAGCCGAAGCGGTCGAAGCGGCCCGGCGCACCCACCCCGACGTGGTCCTGATGGATGTCCGCATGCCCGAGATGGACGGCCTGGAGGCCACTCGCCGCATCCTCACCGTTTCCGAAGCTCCTCCCTCCGCTCCCGCAGAGGAGACTCCGTTCCCCGAAGCTCCCCGCGTCATCATCCTCACCACGTTCGACCTCGACCGGTACGTCTACGCCGCGCTGTCCGCAGGGGCCAGCGGCTTCCTCCTCAAGGACGTCACCCCCGAGCAGCTGACCGCGGCCGTCCGCACGGTCCGTACCGGCGACGCCCTCCTCGCGCCCGCCATCACCCGCCGCCTCGTGCGGCGCTTCGCCGGGGGCGAGCACCGGCACGGTGCCCGGCACGGCGACGACGCCACCGCCCTCCACCGCGACCTCGCCCCGCTCACCCCGCGCGAACTGGAGGTCCTCGGCCTGCTGGCCCGCGGACTGAGCAACGCCGAACTCGCCGCCCGCCTCCACCTGGCAGAGGCGACCGTCAAGACGCACGTCGCCCGCATCCTCGCCAAGCTCGGACTCCGTGACCGCGTCCAGGCCGTCATCGTCGCCTACGAGACGGGGCTGATCAGCGCGGGCGAACACGGGGACGCACGGCAGCGCGCCGAGCATCCGTAG
- a CDS encoding YceI family protein produces the protein MSITRFDELTGEYALDAARTRIGLVARHRMASRVRGEFEECEGVVRVDGEDPSRSGVRIVIPAASVRTGNRQRDDLLRTRFLDAADHPEMTFTSSEVRQVDDTAFEVMGDLTLRGVTRPVTVDVELSGAEDDARGGLRLGFTCGATIDRNDWGVNWNLLTTAMVSPLVVLEIDATVIRRL, from the coding sequence ATGTCCATCACCAGATTCGACGAACTGACCGGGGAGTACGCCCTGGACGCCGCCCGCACCAGGATCGGGCTCGTCGCCCGGCACCGGATGGCCTCCAGGGTGCGGGGGGAGTTCGAGGAGTGCGAGGGCGTCGTACGCGTGGACGGAGAGGATCCGTCGCGGTCCGGCGTGCGGATCGTGATCCCGGCCGCGAGCGTCCGGACCGGCAACCGGCAGCGCGACGACCTGCTGCGCACGCGGTTCCTCGACGCGGCCGATCACCCGGAGATGACCTTCACCTCGAGCGAGGTGCGGCAGGTCGACGACACGGCCTTCGAGGTCATGGGCGATCTGACACTGCGCGGGGTGACCAGGCCCGTGACCGTGGACGTCGAGCTGAGCGGTGCGGAGGACGACGCGCGGGGCGGGCTCCGGCTGGGCTTCACGTGCGGCGCCACCATCGACAGGAACGACTGGGGCGTGAACTGGAACCTCCTCACGACGGCCATGGTGAGCCCGCTGGTGGTGCTCGAGATCGACGCCACCGTAATCCGGCGGTTGTGA
- the rox gene encoding rifampin monooxygenase: protein MIDVIIAGGGPTGLMLACELRLAGVHVVVLEKLTEPTKQSRGQGLHARSVEMMDQRGLLDRFLAVSETYSVGGLFGGIMKPWPERLDTAHAYGVATPQPLTERLLGERAAELDTDVRRGCEVVGVRQDEDGVDVDLADGTRLRARYLVGCDGGRSTVRKLIGVGFPGVAATVETLLGEMAVTEDPETIAAVVKEVTKTQLRFGVSPSQDGLYRVVVPADSVAEDRATEPTLDDFKKQLIAVAGTDFGVHSPRWLSRFGDATRQAERYRVDRVFLVGDAAHIHPPTGGQGLNLGVQDAFNLGWKLAAAVNGWAPEGLLDTYHAERHPVGADVLNNTRAQITLLGTDPGATALRELFSKLMDFEEVNRYVTGIITAVDVRYDFGAGHDGHDLLGRRMRDVQLKQGRLYELTHEGRGLLLDRTGHLSVEGWTDRVDHVVDTGEELDAPAVLLRPDGHVAWVGEDQESLLRELPKWFGAATG from the coding sequence TTGATCGACGTGATCATCGCCGGTGGTGGACCGACCGGTTTGATGCTGGCCTGCGAGTTGCGGCTGGCCGGGGTGCACGTGGTCGTCCTGGAGAAGCTGACCGAGCCGACCAAGCAGTCCCGTGGACAGGGGCTGCACGCGCGCAGCGTCGAGATGATGGACCAGCGCGGCCTGCTCGACCGCTTCCTCGCGGTCAGCGAGACGTACAGCGTCGGGGGTCTCTTCGGCGGCATCATGAAGCCGTGGCCCGAGCGGCTCGACACGGCGCACGCCTACGGTGTCGCCACCCCGCAGCCCCTCACCGAGCGGCTGCTCGGCGAGCGCGCGGCCGAACTCGACACCGACGTCCGGCGCGGCTGCGAAGTGGTCGGTGTCCGCCAGGACGAGGACGGGGTGGACGTCGACCTCGCGGACGGGACGCGACTGCGTGCGCGCTACCTCGTCGGATGCGACGGCGGCCGCAGTACGGTGCGCAAGCTGATCGGCGTCGGCTTCCCCGGGGTGGCCGCCACGGTCGAGACGCTGCTGGGCGAGATGGCGGTGACCGAGGATCCCGAGACGATCGCCGCGGTCGTCAAGGAGGTCACCAAGACCCAACTCCGTTTCGGCGTTTCGCCCAGCCAGGACGGGCTGTACCGCGTGGTCGTGCCCGCCGACTCGGTGGCCGAGGACCGGGCGACCGAGCCGACCCTCGACGACTTCAAGAAGCAGCTCATCGCGGTCGCGGGCACGGACTTCGGGGTGCACTCGCCGCGCTGGCTCTCCCGGTTCGGCGACGCCACCCGGCAGGCCGAGCGCTACCGGGTCGACCGGGTCTTCCTGGTCGGCGACGCGGCACACATCCACCCGCCGACCGGCGGGCAGGGGCTCAACCTAGGTGTGCAGGACGCGTTCAACCTCGGCTGGAAGCTGGCCGCCGCGGTCAACGGCTGGGCGCCGGAGGGGCTCCTCGACACCTACCACGCCGAACGGCACCCGGTGGGCGCGGACGTCCTGAACAACACCCGCGCGCAGATCACCCTCCTCGGCACCGATCCGGGCGCGACCGCGCTGCGCGAACTGTTCTCGAAGCTGATGGACTTCGAGGAGGTGAACCGGTACGTGACCGGGATCATCACCGCGGTCGACGTCCGCTACGACTTCGGCGCGGGCCATGACGGCCATGACCTGCTCGGGCGCCGGATGCGCGACGTACAGCTCAAGCAGGGCCGTCTGTACGAGTTGACGCACGAAGGCCGCGGCCTGCTCCTGGACCGGACGGGCCACCTGTCGGTGGAGGGCTGGACCGACCGGGTCGACCACGTCGTCGACACCGGCGAGGAACTGGACGCGCCCGCCGTACTACTGCGGCCTGACGGGCATGTGGCCTGGGTCGGCGAGGACCAGGAGAGCCTGCTGCGCGAGCTGCCGAAGTGGTTCGGCGCCGCGACCGGCTGA